One stretch of Streptomyces sp. R21 DNA includes these proteins:
- a CDS encoding MaoC family dehydratase, producing MQFGRTYEEFEVGAVYKHWPGKTVTEYDDHLFCLLTMNHHPLHMDTNYAENTTDFGKNVVVGNYIYSLLLGMSVPDVSGKAIANLEIESLRHVAPTFHGDTIYGETTVLDKTPSRSKNDRGIVYVETKGYKQDGTLVCVFRRKVMVPTETYIKERGGEQPGRPQLKEQEK from the coding sequence ATGCAGTTCGGACGCACCTACGAGGAGTTCGAGGTCGGCGCGGTCTACAAGCACTGGCCCGGAAAAACGGTCACCGAGTACGACGACCACCTCTTCTGTCTGCTCACCATGAACCACCACCCGCTCCACATGGACACCAACTATGCGGAGAACACGACGGACTTCGGCAAGAACGTCGTCGTAGGCAACTACATCTACTCGCTGCTCCTCGGCATGTCCGTTCCGGACGTGTCGGGCAAGGCGATCGCCAACCTGGAGATCGAGTCGCTGCGTCACGTGGCGCCGACCTTCCACGGCGACACGATCTACGGCGAGACGACGGTCCTCGACAAGACGCCGTCGAGGTCGAAGAACGACCGCGGGATCGTCTACGTCGAGACCAAGGGCTACAAGCAGGACGGCACGCTGGTCTGCGTGTTCCGCCGCAAGGTGATGGTGCCGACCGAGACGTACATCAAGGAGCGCGGCGGCGAGCAGCCCGGCCGCCCCCAGCTCAAGGAGCAGGAGAAGTAG
- a CDS encoding CoA ester lyase encodes MTSPVNRLRPRRSCLAVPGSNPRFLEKAQGLAADQVFLDLEDACAPLAKPEARHTIVKFLNEGDWTGKTRVVRVNDWTTEWTYRDVVTVVEGAGQNLDCIMLPKVQDAQQIVALDLLLTQIEKTMGFEVGKIGIEAQIENAQGLNNVNAIATASQRVETIIFGPADFMASINMKSLVVGEQPPGYGADAYHYILMAILMAARANNLQAIDGPYLQIRNQDGYKAVAQRAAALGFDGKWVLHPDQVAAANEIFSPSQEDFDHAELILDAYDFYTSEAGGKKGSAMLGDEMIDEASRKMALVISGKGRAAGMQRTSKFEAPEA; translated from the coding sequence ATGACCAGCCCCGTCAACCGCCTGCGTCCGCGGCGCTCCTGCCTGGCCGTGCCCGGCTCGAACCCCCGCTTCCTGGAGAAGGCCCAGGGCCTGGCCGCCGACCAGGTCTTCCTCGACCTGGAGGACGCGTGCGCGCCGCTCGCCAAGCCGGAGGCGCGGCACACCATCGTCAAGTTCCTCAACGAGGGTGACTGGACGGGCAAGACGCGGGTCGTGCGCGTCAACGACTGGACGACCGAGTGGACGTACCGCGATGTCGTCACGGTCGTCGAGGGCGCCGGACAGAACCTCGACTGCATCATGCTGCCGAAGGTCCAGGACGCCCAGCAGATCGTGGCCCTCGACCTGCTGCTGACGCAGATCGAGAAGACGATGGGCTTCGAGGTCGGCAAGATCGGCATCGAGGCGCAGATCGAGAACGCCCAGGGCCTGAACAACGTCAACGCGATCGCCACCGCTTCGCAGCGCGTGGAGACGATCATCTTCGGCCCGGCCGACTTCATGGCCTCCATCAACATGAAGTCCCTGGTCGTCGGCGAGCAGCCGCCCGGCTACGGCGCCGACGCGTACCACTACATCCTGATGGCCATCCTGATGGCCGCCCGCGCCAACAACCTCCAGGCGATCGACGGCCCCTACCTGCAGATCCGCAACCAGGACGGCTACAAGGCGGTCGCCCAGCGCGCCGCCGCGCTCGGCTTCGACGGCAAGTGGGTGCTGCACCCGGACCAGGTCGCCGCAGCCAACGAGATCTTCTCGCCGTCGCAGGAGGACTTCGACCACGCCGAGCTGATCCTGGACGCGTACGACTTCTACACGTCCGAGGCGGGCGGCAAGAAGGGCTCCGCGATGCTGGGCGACGAGATGATCGACGAGGCCAGCCGCAAGATGGCGCTCGTCATCTCGGGCAAGGGCCGGGCCGCCGGCATGCAGCGCACCAGCAAGTTCGAAGCCCCGGAGGCCTGA